The DNA segment CACCCGTCCCGGTATCAGCCATCATGAGCATTCATAGCTGGTAACGGCTTATTTAGACAAGCGATCAGCCACGAAAACCCTTACCCACGAGATAAACCTCCCGCGAGCGGGCACGGGAAGAATCCGGTTTGCGCACCACCACCTTGTCGAACTGTTCGCGCACGGCTTTCACGTAACCGTCGTACCCTCCACCGTGGAAGACCTTGGCGACGAAACTGCCTTTGGGTTTTAGCACCTGACTCGCCATGTCCAACGCCAGCTCGATCAAATACATAGACGCGGCCTGGTCCGCCGCGTTCACACCGCTGATATTGGGTGCCATGTCTGAAATCACCACGTCGACTTTTGCATCGCCCAGTACCACCATAATTTCCTCAAAAACAGCGTTCTCGGTAAAATCGCCCTGAATAAATTCGACACCGGCAACGGCGTCCATGGGCAGAATGTCCGAGGCTATTACCCGGCCTTTATGCCCCACCAGATCGGTGGCGACCTGGGACCATCCGCCAGGCGCAGAACCCAGGTCCATCACCGTCATGGTGGGTTGGATAAGCTTGTCTTTGGCGTTAATTTCAAGAAGTTTGTAGCTGGAACGGGAGCGATAGCCATCCATTTGCGCTTTTTTCACGAAGGGATCGTTAACGTGTTCTTCCAGCCAGCGGTTACTGCTTTTTGATCGGGCCATAGTGTCTCTTTGTTTACCGAACGATAGTGTCTCTTTGTTAACCGAATGATGGTGGCTCTTTATGAGTTCGGTTATTAGTCGGATTATTCATCGCACCATTGTACGCCGAGCGCCAGAGCGCCGCAAAAGCGCCCCGCACGCCGGCACCAGCGCACTGACAGCCAACCGGCAGCCACGTACAATAGCCCCACTCATTAGCCTCCATTTGAGCTCTGCACACACAACCGGGACATAACCGTGAAGCTGGACGACATCAAAAAACTGCACCAAAAAAAATATCGTCAGACTTTCGGACACTATCTGGTAGAGGGCGAGCACTTGGTGCTGGAATTGCAGAAAGCCGCTGGCACACAGCCTGCCTTAAAGTCTTCAGAGCTTTACGTGACGGCGGCTTATGCACACTGGCAAAGCCCGTTCACCACTCACCTGATCGGCGAACGCCAGATGGCGCGGCTAGCCGATACCCAAACGCCCCAGGGTATTTTGGCGATAGTGCCCATAATAGTGCCCATAAAAGCGCCCGAAGCGGCGCCGACAGTCACGCCCATGACCCAGTCGCAAAAACAGCTAGCCATCAACACACAACGCGGCCCTGAAAAAGCCATCTATCTGCACGAGGTACAGGACCCGGGCAACTTGGGCACCATTTTACGCACCCTGGCCTGGTTTGGTGGTTTTCGCTGCCTGCTCAGCCCCGGCAGTGTCGACCCTTATAACCCGAAAGTGG comes from the Marinobacter psychrophilus genome and includes:
- the rlmE gene encoding 23S rRNA (uridine(2552)-2'-O)-methyltransferase RlmE — translated: MARSKSSNRWLEEHVNDPFVKKAQMDGYRSRSSYKLLEINAKDKLIQPTMTVMDLGSAPGGWSQVATDLVGHKGRVIASDILPMDAVAGVEFIQGDFTENAVFEEIMVVLGDAKVDVVISDMAPNISGVNAADQAASMYLIELALDMASQVLKPKGSFVAKVFHGGGYDGYVKAVREQFDKVVVRKPDSSRARSREVYLVGKGFRG
- a CDS encoding TrmH family RNA methyltransferase, encoding MKLDDIKKLHQKKYRQTFGHYLVEGEHLVLELQKAAGTQPALKSSELYVTAAYAHWQSPFTTHLIGERQMARLADTQTPQGILAIVPIIVPIKAPEAAPTVTPMTQSQKQLAINTQRGPEKAIYLHEVQDPGNLGTILRTLAWFGGFRCLLSPGSVDPYNPKVVRASMGAIFHVPLETEVELISLGQRFQRLACLDLNGRSLTEPGFADHDCYLFGNEARGIPAQALDELNATAYTINGKGQIESLNLASAVNICSWELMRS